The window AGGCACCCCCGCACTCCCCCTCCCCAACCAGCGCAGCGCCTCTCACCCCTCACTCCTTCCCGTTCTTCCTCTCCCACCACGCCCGGTCCGGCCCCAGAAACCACCAGTCGGTGTGGTCGGTTTCGGCAATGGTCTTGGCAAGTTCGCGGCCTTCCTCGGTGCGCAGCCTCTCCAGCGCGCTTTCCATCCACTTGCCCGCGTACTTGTTGCCCAGGTCCAGTTCGCGCTTCAGGTTCAGGATCAGGTCCAGCTGGTCCGCGTCGTGGGCCAGTTGCGCCTCGGGGGTCTGCGAGGCTTCCAGGTCGTCCCAGAACTCCAGCATGTCCACCTCAAGGCCGGTGCCTTCGGCGGCGTGCACCACTGCATCGCGCGGCTTCGAGGTATTGTAGATGCGGTTGACGTAGTTGAAGTCGCCGATGCGCGCCTCGTGGAAGTCGTGGAACAGGCACAGCATGGCGGTACGGGAAGGATCGGCCCCGGCCATGCGGGCCAGCACGTAGCCGATGATGGCGGTGCGGAAGGAATGTTCGGCCACGTTCTCGTTGCCGGTGCCGAGAAACTGGTAGCCGGTACGCGGCGTGAGGCGCAGCATGCCCGCCTCGTTCAGAAAATCGACGATGCGCTTCAGGCGGCCGCGCCCCTGAAGGTTCAACTGGGGATTGCAGGCGGTCATGGCAAGGCTCCGGAAAACATGACGTCGGCCGCCAGCGCCCGGCGACAGACACCGGATGCGCCGCGCGGCGCGCCCGTCCGGCATACGGCATTTCCCCGGCGCTGTCCAAACGGCCCGGCGCTCCGGACAGGGGCCTCCGCCTCCCGACACATCTGGCCCCATCTGGCCGCGTCTGGCTGCCGCCGACGCCGCGCGCTCCATCCCGCCCCGACGCGCCCGTTACCCCCAAACCGGGCCTACACCGGGTCCATGCTGCCCCAGCGTCTGCCGCACAGCCGGAACAGCACCAGCGCGAACACGGCCCCCAGCGTATCGGCCAGCATGTCCTTCTGGGCGTCCCACACGTCGCCCTGACTGCCCAGAAAGGCCAGCCCCGCCTCGCCGCCTTCGGCATCGGCCACCAGCCATTCCAGAATTTCCCACCCGGCGGCCACGGCCATTACCGCGAACAGTCCGAACAGCAACGAAACCACCGGCCCGGCCAGGCGGCGACGCGTCAGCAACTCCGCGAAAGCATAGGCATAAAAGCCCACGCTGAAATGCCCCACCCGGTCAAAGTGGTTGCGCGCAAAGCCGAAGGCGTCGGTAATGACGCCAAAGGGCACCCGCTCGAAGGTGTAGTGCCCGCCCACGGTGTGCCAGAACAGCCACACCGCCATGAGCAGGTAGGCCGCCCCGCTGAACCGGAATCTGCGCGCCGTGCCCGCCAGCAGCAGAAAGATGGTGATGACCGGCGTGACCTCCATGTACCACACCGTGCGGTCGTACGGCGCAATGCCCAGCACCACGAACACCGCCACGAACACGGCGGCCAGCACTTCCGGCAGGCGTGATGAAACGGCAGGCATCTCGGGGGAATGCGCGGCGGGTGTGACCATGGGGGCCTCTCTTCTGCGGTGCAGGGGGTGATGGGATGCGCGCACGATGCCGCAGGGCCGAAGAACTGTAAACAACCGCCTGATGACGACACGAAAAAAAGACGGGCCGCGCATGCGACCCGCCCCGTACGTGCCGGTTCGCCCGCCGTCCTGCTGGCGACTGGCGGCTGGCGAGAGCTAGACGTCCCCTTCCGGGGTTTCGCCCCTTTCCGGCAACGGAATGATGCCGTCCGCGTCCAACTGGTGGCGGGCCCTGTTCTTTTCCACCACGGCCACGGAAGTATTGGCGTAGCAATACACGCACATGTGGCCGCAGGTGTTGTACATGCCGATATCCTTGCTTTCCACGCACCCACATTCTGTCCGCTGGCCCTTGTCCTTGCGCAGCAGGGTTTCCAGCCGTTGCGGCACGCCCAACACATGCTGGTCAAGCCGGATGCCGAGATGCCGTTGCAGCTTCACGTTGCCGGGACGGCATATCCTCGCGAAGAGGTCGCCGTCCACGCACTTGTTGGGATCGATGCCGTAACGCGCAAACGACCTGCGCTCGCCGCACGTCGCGGGTGTGAGCTGCCGAGAGGCAGCATAGGCCGCGATCATTTCCCCCAGCCGGTCCTGCTCGTCGAACGAAGGCTCGCGCAGCAACAGTTCCTGCTGCCGTTTGACGTTGCGCTGCACCTTGGCATAGGCCCCCACGTCCACAAAACTGAAGACCAGTTGCCGCGTGTACGGGGCCAGCGCATCCCCCACGCGGCGGATGCGTTCCATCACCCCGTCCGCGTCCAGCCCTTCGGCAAGGCAGATGGGATCATACCGCCACACCACCCGCTCGGATCCCCAGCGGCGCGACAGGGCCGCGAACGTCTCGATGCGCTCCGCCAGCGGCGGCACGCGGGGTTCGTATCCTTCCGCCTCGTAGTCGTTGACCGTGAACTGGAAATAGAAGTCGTACCCCCTGTCGTGGATTTCCTCCAGGTAGGGCAGCAGCGGCTTCGCATTCTTGGTCCAGAACACGATGCCGCCCGCCGCGCGCAGGTCTATGCGGAAGTCCTGCTGATTGAAGGGATTGCGCCACCGCACATACCCTTCGCGCAGGCGACGCATGAACCATTCCGCGTAAAAGGCCGGAATATCCGTGGACCGGCTGGCGGAAATGATTCCGGGCGTCAGTTCCCGCCCCTGAAAATCCGGGGAATCCTGCACGTTCTTCTCCCTGTCAGCGTTCACGCGCATCCTATCGTACAGTTTGCGGCAAACCTTCAAGGCACAAAAAAACCGGGCCGCTTGCGCGGCCCGGTCGAGCGTGTCTGCCAAAACCCCTCCACCTTACGGTGTGTTGCCTTAGCCGCCCAGCAGCTGCATGGCCATACGCGGCAGGGAGTTGGCCTGCGAGAGCATGGCGACGGCAGCCTGCGTCAGGATCTGCTGACGGGTGAATTCGGTCATTTCGCTCGAAACGTCCACGTCCGAAATCCGCGATTCGGCGGCCTGCAGGTTTTCCGACTGGATCTGCAGGTTGCTGATGGTGTTTTCCAGACGGTTCTGGAGAGCACCAAGGTTCGCGCGAATCTTGTCCTTCGAGATGATGGCGTTCTCGATGCCTTCCAGGGCGGCCTGCGCGGCAGACTGCGTGGAGATCGACTTGCCCTTGCCTTCCGCTGCCTGGCTGCCCACGCCCAGCGCCGACGCCGTGGAGGTGCCGATGCGGATGTAGTAGTAGTCTTCCGAGCAGTCGTTGGCCGAGCCGAAGTGGACCTTCAGCTTGCCGGTGGACACGAGGCCGGAGCCGTCGTGGGTGGCACCGGACAGGTTGCCGTTGAGCAGGTGAATGCCGTTGAAGTCCGTCGAGTTGGCGATTCGGGTGATTTCCGAGGCCATGGCCTGGTATTCCGAATCGATGATGAGACGCTGGTCCGAGGTGTAGGTACCGGTAGCGGCCTGTTCGGCCAGTTCCTTCATGCGGATCAGCTTTTCATCGATGACGCCAAGGGCGCCGTCGGCGGTCTGGATCAGCGAGATGGCGTCGTTGGCGTTACGCACACCCTGGTTCAGGGCGGCGATGTCCGAACGCATCAGTTCGCGAATGGCCAGGCCGGCCGCGTCGTCAGAAGCGGCACCAACACGAAGACCCGACGACAGTCGGCGTACGGACGTGGACAGGCTGCCGTACGACGAGCTGAGGTTGCGGGCGGCATTCATTGCCATCAAGTTGTGATTGATAACGAGAGACATAATATTCCTCCATGAATATTGCGCCGTTCCGGGCGGGGCACCACGCCGACCGCATCCATGCGATCATCCGCCGTTCATGCCCCTCTTTTCGGCCTGCCCATGTGAAACTATAGGGGGTGGCCTTCACTTTTCTTTACATGTGTCCGGACAAACCGGATTCGGGCAGGATTCGGGACGGATGCAGGCCCCGGAACCGGATTCCCGCACCAGACGCAGTGTTCGCGGCCTGCCCCCCCCCTGCCTGGCCATCCGGCCCGTCCGCCTTGGTCCGTGGACTCAGCGCATCCTGTCCGGTCCCGATGCCCCGTGCGACCGGGGCGTGCCTGCGGTTTGCCATGCCCCGATGGCGGATGTAGACTGATCGCCTGGCGTGACCGCGCCGAGACATCACCAGACGCGCAGCGTCGAGACATCACCGGACGCGCAGCGTCAAAGCATCGCCCGGCGTGACCGCGCCGAAGCATCACCCTGCGCACAAGCCGCACGGGAACATCACCGGGCGCACCCCGCCCGCAGCGCACAGAAGGAGCCTTTCATGAGCGTTCATCCGGCACCGGAACGTTCCGCCCCCGGCAAGCAGGCACGTCGTCCCGTCGGCACGCTGGACGTGCGCGCCGCCAAGGGCGCGCGGCGAATCGCCATGCTCACCGCCTACGATGCCCCCACCGCCGCCCTGGTGGACGGCTGCGACATCGACATCATTCTGGTGGGTGACTCGCTGGGCATGGTCATGCTGGGCCGGAACGACACCCTGTCCGTGACCATGGACGAAATGGTGCACCACTGCCGCGCGGTGACCGGCAGCGTCACCCGCGCGCTGGTGGTGGCGGACATGCCCTTCCTTTCCTATGAAACGAGCCCGGCGGATGCATTGCGCAACGCCGGGCGTCTGTTCCGCGAAGGGGGCGTGCGCGCCGTGAAGCTGGAAGGCGCCGGACCATACCTGCCGCAGGTGCGCGCCCTGGTGGACGCGGGCATTCCGGTCATGGGGCACATCGGCCTCACCCCGCAACGGGTGGCGCAACTGGGCGGGTTCAAGGTGCAGGGCAAGACCGCCGACGCGGCCCGACGCCTGCTGGACGACGCCCTGGCCCTGGAGCAGGCGGGCTGCTTCTCCATCGTGCTGGAATGCGTGCCCTCGCCCGTGGCCGCGCGCATCACCGCCGCGCTGACCATCCCCACCATCGGCATCGGCGCCGGGCCGGACTGCGACGGGCAGGTGCTGGTGCTGCACGACATGCTGGGCCTGCAGGACCGCATGGTGCCCCGCTTCGTCAAGCGCTACGCCAACCTTGCCGGGCAGGTGACGGACGCCGTGACCGCCTACAAGCAGGAAGTGGAAAGCGGCGCCTTTCCCGGTCCGGAACACGGCTTTGCCATGCCCGACGAGGAACTGCGCCAACTGGGCAGGGACGGGACCTCCAGCGGAAAGGAATGACCACACCTTCCACGGACCGGGTACGGCAGGCACGCTATGGGCGCAGCGACCCGTGAACAGGTTGCTGCAAGGCAATCGACAGCCTTGTGGGCCAGACATCTCCAGCGCATGCGGCAACCTGTCCGTGCCCATGGAACGAAGACAAGCACATCGTTTCCAGCTTCCGGAGTATCTGCATGATTGAAGCAATAGGCGTGGAAAAGCGAAATGCCGTTCTCAAAGAGAAACTGCTCAAGTGGCTCCCGAAACAGTCCCGACTGGAAACACAGATTTTCGGTTTGGCATTAAGCCGCTTTGACCAGGAAACTTCTGCGGAGAAATGCTTCTATCACCCCATCGTCGCGCTTATTGTCCAGGGATTCAAACGCTCCATGATCGGCAACCACGACGCAGATTATGGTGAGCGACATTCAATGGTTGTAGGCGTTGATATGCCGGGAATATTTCATATCACCCATGCGTCGCAGCAAAATCCTTTCCTCTCTCTGTCTGTAAGACTTGACAGACGCATCATTTCCCAATTGGCGACAGAGATGCCTTCAATAGTCACGTCAGACAACAAACCTGCAAATCCTGTAGCCATTTCCGAGGCCAGCGAAGAACTTCTCGAAGCATTCATACGGCTGGTCGATCTGCTGGACACACCGTCAAGAATACCTGTCTTTGCCCCCATGATCCTCCGCGAAATTCATTTCCACTTGCTTTCGGGCAGCCAGGGTGACTGCCTGCGGCTGTTCAGTACTGGCGGAACACAAACCAGCCAGATTGCCCAAGCCATCACCTGGCTGCGAGAAAACTACACAGGCCGCCTCCACATGGAAGAACTGGCCCGCCAGGTCAACATGGCCCCTTCGACATTCAACCGCCATTTCAAGCAGGTGACCAGCCTCAGCCCGCTCCAGTTCCAGAAACGCCTGCGCCTTTACGAAGCGGAGCGCCTTATGCTGCTTGAAGGAAAGGATGCCGGCACGGCGGCGGTCATGGTCGGCTATGAAAGCGGCTCACAATTCAACAGGGAATACAAGCGCCAGTTCGGAGCGCCACCCCACCGGGACGTGGCGCAGAAACGTTCCTAGCCCAAGACAACCGCGTACAATATTTGACAAACAATACAAACGAAGGGCGGAATGCATGTGTTGACGTGCATCCCGCCCTTCTTTGCGCCTGCCTGCTCCTCAGCGAAGCGCGAGCGAATCAGGCAAATATCTGCATGAATTGTGTATAGCGCCGACAGACAAGCCCCCTTATCTTGCTATCAGCCAAAACAGCCCACACAAACACCGTAGCGCTGAAGGAGGTTGCAATGCCAAGCAGAAACGCCGTGCCGCTATTGGCACTATGCCTCATCGCATTATTTGGAATCCCGGCAATAGCTCACGCCAAGAACGAAAACCACGACAACCAGTTGAGCAACAAGCAAAAGAGCATCATCCCCATTGCAGCCTTTACCGCAAATGGAGACACCGTAAAACTGAAGTCTGCCCTCGTTCATGGACTGGAAAACGGCATGACGATCAACGAGATCAAGGAAGTTATCGTCCAGATGTATGCATACGCGGGATTCCCTCGGAGCCTTACCGGTCTCGACACCTTCCTTGCCGTCCTGGAAGACCGGAAAGGACGAGGCATCAGGGACGAAATCGGCAAAGACGCCACCCCCTTGCCCGCCGGTGCAAGCATTCGCGACCTCGGCACGGCAGTCCAGACCAGGATTGTCGGCAGACCGGTCAGAGGCCCTGTCTACGAGTTCGCCCCCATCATCGATACGTTTTTGAAGGAGCACCTTTTCGGCGACATATTCGGGCGTGACGTCCTTGACCTCCAAGAAAGGGAACTGGCAACCGTGGCCGCCCTGGCCAGCCTTCCCGCCGAACCCCAGCTGCGCTCCCACCTGAACGTCTGCATGAATGTCGGCCTGACCGAACCCCAGATGAGGGCGTTCGTATCCATACTGGATGCAGAGGTCGGCAAGGATGAAGCCGAAAGGTCAGAGAGACTTCTGGATGCCGTCCTGCAAAGCAGGCAACCATCGAAATAGCAATGCAACACAAGAGGTAGCCATGAAAGAAATGATTCTGACAACCTTGGCCATGCTCTCTGCACTGGCCTTCGCCAGTGCCGCCAATGCTGCTGAACGGAATGCCTTTGGCCTTGTCTACAGGGGGGCCATTACGGAAAACGCCAAGAACAAGGTGAACATACACCCTGTAACCTACACCCTGAACGGCCTCAGGATTGCGGCCAACGTCTATACACCCGCCGGATATGACGCCACCCGCAAGTATCCTGCCGTGGTGGTGGCCCACCCCAATGGCGGCGTCAAGGAACAGGTGGCAGGCCTCTATGCCCAGCGACTGGCGGAAAACGGCTATGTCACCATCGCGGCGGATGCGTCCTACCAGGGAGCCAGCGAAGGCACGCCCAGAAACATCGACAAGCCCTATTACCGCACGGAAGACATCCACGGCATGGCCGACTACATCAGCAGCTATCCCGGCGTGGATGCCAATCGCCTTGGCGCGCTGGGGATTTGCGGCGGGGGCGGCTATACGCTGCATGCCGCCAAATCCGACAAGCGATTCAAGGCCGTGGCAACCCTGAGCATGTTCAACTCCGGCCAGGTGCGGCGCAACGGCTACATGAACACGATGCTTGATTCCGTGCAGCCCCGCCTGAAAGCGGCCTCTGACGCGCGCGCCAGGGAAATCGCCACCGGAGAAATCAGCTATTCCGGCAACGTCGACTTTGACGCCCTGACGGACGAAAGCATCAGCAAGATTCCCACCGACCTCTACCGCGAAGGCATGATCTACTACGGGCAGACGCACCGGCATCCCAACTCCACCTTCCGCTACACGACAAGCAGCCTTATGGAACTGATGAGCTGGGACGCCACCGACCATCTTGAACTGATCAATGCCCCGCTGTTGATGATGGCCGGCGAGAAAGCCGACTCGCTGTACATGACCGAAGAGGCATTCCGCAAAGCGGTGGGAACCAGCGACAAGGAACTCTTCAAGATTCCCGGGGCAACGCATATCCAGACCTACCATGTGCCGGAATATGTCGCCCTTGCCGTCGCCAAGCTCAAGGAATTCTACGGCAGAAACCTGTAACGGCGCCTGCTGACCACAGCACGGTAGTGC of the Nitratidesulfovibrio sp. genome contains:
- a CDS encoding DUF1848 domain-containing protein, whose amino-acid sequence is MNADREKNVQDSPDFQGRELTPGIISASRSTDIPAFYAEWFMRRLREGYVRWRNPFNQQDFRIDLRAAGGIVFWTKNAKPLLPYLEEIHDRGYDFYFQFTVNDYEAEGYEPRVPPLAERIETFAALSRRWGSERVVWRYDPICLAEGLDADGVMERIRRVGDALAPYTRQLVFSFVDVGAYAKVQRNVKRQQELLLREPSFDEQDRLGEMIAAYAASRQLTPATCGERRSFARYGIDPNKCVDGDLFARICRPGNVKLQRHLGIRLDQHVLGVPQRLETLLRKDKGQRTECGCVESKDIGMYNTCGHMCVYCYANTSVAVVEKNRARHQLDADGIIPLPERGETPEGDV
- a CDS encoding carboxymuconolactone decarboxylase family protein, whose translation is MPSRNAVPLLALCLIALFGIPAIAHAKNENHDNQLSNKQKSIIPIAAFTANGDTVKLKSALVHGLENGMTINEIKEVIVQMYAYAGFPRSLTGLDTFLAVLEDRKGRGIRDEIGKDATPLPAGASIRDLGTAVQTRIVGRPVRGPVYEFAPIIDTFLKEHLFGDIFGRDVLDLQERELATVAALASLPAEPQLRSHLNVCMNVGLTEPQMRAFVSILDAEVGKDEAERSERLLDAVLQSRQPSK
- a CDS encoding flagellin translates to MSLVINHNLMAMNAARNLSSSYGSLSTSVRRLSSGLRVGAASDDAAGLAIRELMRSDIAALNQGVRNANDAISLIQTADGALGVIDEKLIRMKELAEQAATGTYTSDQRLIIDSEYQAMASEITRIANSTDFNGIHLLNGNLSGATHDGSGLVSTGKLKVHFGSANDCSEDYYYIRIGTSTASALGVGSQAAEGKGKSISTQSAAQAALEGIENAIISKDKIRANLGALQNRLENTISNLQIQSENLQAAESRISDVDVSSEMTEFTRQQILTQAAVAMLSQANSLPRMAMQLLGG
- a CDS encoding DUF2238 domain-containing protein; amino-acid sequence: MVTPAAHSPEMPAVSSRLPEVLAAVFVAVFVVLGIAPYDRTVWYMEVTPVITIFLLLAGTARRFRFSGAAYLLMAVWLFWHTVGGHYTFERVPFGVITDAFGFARNHFDRVGHFSVGFYAYAFAELLTRRRLAGPVVSLLFGLFAVMAVAAGWEILEWLVADAEGGEAGLAFLGSQGDVWDAQKDMLADTLGAVFALVLFRLCGRRWGSMDPV
- the panB gene encoding 3-methyl-2-oxobutanoate hydroxymethyltransferase, with protein sequence MSVHPAPERSAPGKQARRPVGTLDVRAAKGARRIAMLTAYDAPTAALVDGCDIDIILVGDSLGMVMLGRNDTLSVTMDEMVHHCRAVTGSVTRALVVADMPFLSYETSPADALRNAGRLFREGGVRAVKLEGAGPYLPQVRALVDAGIPVMGHIGLTPQRVAQLGGFKVQGKTADAARRLLDDALALEQAGCFSIVLECVPSPVAARITAALTIPTIGIGAGPDCDGQVLVLHDMLGLQDRMVPRFVKRYANLAGQVTDAVTAYKQEVESGAFPGPEHGFAMPDEELRQLGRDGTSSGKE
- a CDS encoding alpha/beta hydrolase, yielding MKEMILTTLAMLSALAFASAANAAERNAFGLVYRGAITENAKNKVNIHPVTYTLNGLRIAANVYTPAGYDATRKYPAVVVAHPNGGVKEQVAGLYAQRLAENGYVTIAADASYQGASEGTPRNIDKPYYRTEDIHGMADYISSYPGVDANRLGALGICGGGGYTLHAAKSDKRFKAVATLSMFNSGQVRRNGYMNTMLDSVQPRLKAASDARAREIATGEISYSGNVDFDALTDESISKIPTDLYREGMIYYGQTHRHPNSTFRYTTSSLMELMSWDATDHLELINAPLLMMAGEKADSLYMTEEAFRKAVGTSDKELFKIPGATHIQTYHVPEYVALAVAKLKEFYGRNL
- a CDS encoding AraC family transcriptional regulator, which produces MIEAIGVEKRNAVLKEKLLKWLPKQSRLETQIFGLALSRFDQETSAEKCFYHPIVALIVQGFKRSMIGNHDADYGERHSMVVGVDMPGIFHITHASQQNPFLSLSVRLDRRIISQLATEMPSIVTSDNKPANPVAISEASEELLEAFIRLVDLLDTPSRIPVFAPMILREIHFHLLSGSQGDCLRLFSTGGTQTSQIAQAITWLRENYTGRLHMEELARQVNMAPSTFNRHFKQVTSLSPLQFQKRLRLYEAERLMLLEGKDAGTAAVMVGYESGSQFNREYKRQFGAPPHRDVAQKRS
- a CDS encoding HD domain-containing protein encodes the protein MTACNPQLNLQGRGRLKRIVDFLNEAGMLRLTPRTGYQFLGTGNENVAEHSFRTAIIGYVLARMAGADPSRTAMLCLFHDFHEARIGDFNYVNRIYNTSKPRDAVVHAAEGTGLEVDMLEFWDDLEASQTPEAQLAHDADQLDLILNLKRELDLGNKYAGKWMESALERLRTEEGRELAKTIAETDHTDWWFLGPDRAWWERKNGKE